TATTCTTGGGTTATATGAATtgaagctcgtttggccaatttttgaagcaaagagccaaattttacaaattggtccaaagaaaatatttaatgcattggatggattggcattgagtttattggaagtttattaagttgggagtccagctaaagactcgcacaaaaagaagcgcttgcgggaggcgacccgtcattagagttttcttttctttttctttctaaacttctagtgtttaaggataatttaggattttttttattttaatgtttttttattacttggtttttgtttttgatcttttcagtttgaatgtaaggatgcatgtgagggtctagagtcaaggctaAATGAAGCGAGAAATtgagtctaggcgagagaggaaacgaagttttgagtcaagctatgagtccGGTGATGAAAGAGGTTATTAAGAGCTCATTTACTAAAGAAAAAATGGGGAAAGTATCAATTTAATATTCCCCACACACATCAGAATCGGACCTGGAGCAGAAACATTTTCTTTATAcaacgatggactcggcgagtgcacttacCTAATCGACAAGTCCCAGTATAAAAACTCAACTTCTGCCAGTATTAcgctacaactcggcgagccaccctacagactcgacgagtggatccTTATTTTGTCTCTCAAGCTGATGATTTTATACGACAATTGGCTACACCTTTGAAGAACATTTTCCGAGCGTTTCCGAGAGTTTTTTTTCGTCTACATTTGGAGCTATACCACACGAtacttgacacccaaggcatggaaaagttgttcccatgtctaaagttaattgaagatggagctaaaTTGAAGACGATCAGTCTCgccactgctatcccaggggagtttgttccaattccctctttacttTAGTAtttttctttatcatgcatagcatgcaatggggacattgcatgaattaagtgtggggtagggggttggtcataTTAGTTGAATTAGAATCCTATTttaggtataattttaaaattttgcataccaaaaatgttgcttaggacttaatttagaaaattttggtaaaagtaattagggttccatgctagtattatgttgatgattgcatgataacccaaatgtttagttgagcctatatacgttctagtgcatttgtggcttccttattctagtgaaatcatgagacaaaaacacgaccttgctcagcctgagggatgcaatatgtttagcagcctaaacctgaaatgtatccaggaaaatttttatcattagccaataaaggttgagattgagcgcccctgcttaagcatgtagggttttgagtgaaaaaagtgagttacatgttaaaaaaaaagagagagagaattgcaagaaaagttgtaagaattttggagcaaataaagtgaagatcaaaagatcaaaattccaagaaatccaaaaaagttgaggatatcaaagatcaaattatcaagaaagtgaagaattcaaagatttccatagtggtatcgaaaagttgtaattttctagaatatgtatgcttgggttgctcaattaaaaatacattgagggtaaagaggttttATGCGGATgtattcggagggttgcataaaatgagcatagttcggggtgagtgggtgaatgtttatgaggattgtgagtatttggaatatggggggttctttaggaaaaaatttagacacaaatgcatgcgttgcggtcttggcataatggatgggttagattggagttgttatacttaattctaatgtgttaaaattcagttttgcttgagggcaagcaaaagacaagtatggggtattttgatatgtgcatatttagtgtgtatttagtatagttttttattcatatattagctaaattatcgcatattatggacaaaaggtacttaaaagtgttgaattatgtttttcagtccaaagatgaagctcggaagcaaaaggaagcaagagaagcgatTAGGAGCtagagagtggaatgaagaaggaaaaacactaaaaaaggcacctactcggcgagttagatcgtctactcgacgagtccggtcgaggaatcagaaggataatgactcgggatcccagatagttatcgcaatacggggaatgtgagagggactcgacaagtcaccacttgactcgatgagtcggaccgcttatttaaagataattccacagatcgagaggagagttctgggacgattcagaagtatcttgctacgattaagaagcctgaaaaaccctagaagacgacgaaggaagctagaattcgattccggagagtaattgaggcaaaaCTTATCATACTTCTTAAATCTTTGTGTTTAGTTACTATGTTTGAAcatttagattatgtttgtttgctgaattttatttcaatgatgagctaaactctttaaacttctatttggggatacgaaattggtagtatggtttgattcttggtaggattaattctatgttggttaatttagttattttagcttgctaaagaaccttgtgtatgaatgataattgattttctgttaatagggagataattaattagcatgaacatctattagttatcaatctcatatgcttagtgaacactttttgtcatatgtctagtgtaatgaacatgaaagtaggattaataagaaaatcaagtaaatttatgtgcaagcttgtgagatgaccattaaacaagaagttaattaaaagataaattaattagctattgcaagtcaaATTTAACCtgaatattatatctagtaaatttaattgaaatagacaactggccattgtttaaattgatttatttgctaaggattaatgaagtgaatacggaactaatctattgaatcggtaactagcaaaagaattaatccattgcacttttaccttgaaatcaaccataggatcaattaagttgaactaaatagaagtacttctccgttattgaatctagtcaaagtcgttattttctagtttgaattagtaataattagtaagtttctagtcttgtaaaactagagaacaacccctgctttttaattaacttagattaaattagtttttagtttaatttgccgttccctgtgttcgataccctgcttaattagctataccacaattgataggttcactgccttttgtgtgttatttgataattaaaagtaggtttaaaactagtgggttttacacataTCACTGCTCAACCTCTCTCCTACCAAACCTACGATGAATCGCACACCATTCGAAGCATGGAGCGGAATCAAACCATCAGTAAGACATTTACGAGTCTTTGGATCAGTAGCATGTGCTTTGATTCTATCTCAGATATGACAGAAATTAGATGAAAAGTCAATAAAATGCATCTTTGTTGGCTACTCAACACAGTCTAAAGCATATCGGTTGTACAATCCTCAAAATGGGAAGATCATTACTAGAAGAGATGTAATAGTGAACAAAAATGAGAAGTGGAACTGGGGGAAAGATGAAATCTTACAGCAGGTTCCTATCCAAGTTGATACAGTTGAAAACCAAGCAAATCCATTGTTACATGTTGTAACTCCAAGCACTCCATCTACACCACACAGCCTAGTTCTACTTCAGAGGGAGAATCAACAGATAGTTCTCCTCCTCGAAACTTCTGATCCTTAAGGGATATATATGCATCATGCCAGTTCGCTTTTGTAGCAACTGAACCTGATACATATATTGATGCATCAAGAACGAAAGCGTGGCAACAAGCTATGAAAGAGGAGATAGCTTCTATTAACAGAAATGGAACATGGCAACTTGAAGAATTACCACCAGGTAAGAAATCTCGTGGTGTAAAATGGTTTTTTTAAACCAAATGTGGTGCGGATGGTGAATTAATCAAGCATAAGGCACGCCTTGTATTGTAAGGCTACGCACAGGAGAAAGGAGTGGATTTTGAAGAAACCTTTGCTCCAGTAGCAAGGTTTGAAACAATACGCATGATACTAGCCTTAGCATCCCAACGGTAATGGATAGTCTATCAGTTCGATGTTAAGTCGGCATTCCTAAATGGCGACTTGATGGAAGAAGTCTATGTCGATCAACCAGAAGGCTTTATTGTGAAAGGAGAATAAAGAAAGGTTTACAAGCTACATAAAGCACTCTACGGGCTTAGATAAGCGCCAAGAGCGTGGTACAGCAAACTTGATCATCATCTTAGAAAGAAAGGCTTTGAAAAAATTGAAAACGAACCAACACTGTATCTGAAGAAAACAGATATGCAAGACTGTCTAATTGTTAGTgtgtatgtagatgacatcatCTACACCAGCTCCTCGAAAGCAATGGTTGAAGAATTCAAAGCTCAGATGAAGGGAGAGTTTGACATGAGTGACATGGGGATATTACAATACTTTCTTGTTTTAGAAGTACAACAAACCAAGAGGAGAATATtcataagtcaaacaaaatacGCAAAAGAACTTCTTTGTAGAATGGGAATGCAGAACTGTAGTGTTGTTGAAACACCGATGAATGTAAATGAAAAACTGAGCCTAGAGGATGGAGAAGAAATGGTTGATCCTACAAGATACATAAGCTTGGTTGGAGGCTTAATTTATCTTACTCATACAAGAACTGACATTGTTTTTCCAGTTGGAATGGTGTCGAGGTTCATGCATCAACCATCAAAAAACCATTTTGGAGCTGCTAAAAGGATCTTCAAGTATGTGGCTGGAACAACGACTTTTAGACTCTGGTATACATTGGCTGAAAAAGTTGAGTTAGTTGGATTCTCAGACAATGATTGGGCAAGTTGCATTGATGATCGAAGAAGCATATCTGTCAATGTATTCATGTTTGGCACAGCAACAATAACCTAGGAGCTCAAAAAACAAGATATTACTGCACTTTCAAGCATAGAAGCTGAATACGTGGATGCAACTTCAGCATCATGTCAGGCTATATGGATCAGGTCTATCTTCAATGAACTTCAGCAGGAACAACATCAAGCAACAAGCATCTACTGTGATAATCAATCAGCAATTTTTTGGCAAAAAATCCTGCTCTGCACAGCCAAACAAAACATATCGATACACGGTTTCACTTTATTCGCAAGCTGATAGCAGATGGACAGATCAACATCAAATACTGCAACACAAAAGAGCAACCTGCAAACCTTCTTACAAAAGCATTGTCAGCTGCAAAATTTGCATATTTCAGAGGAAAATGGGAGTAAGGAAGTTTGAATTAAGGGAGATTATTGGCGGAATAATTCAAACTTGAAAGAGACGTTGCAAGACCAAGTCAAGCGCTTAGTTTTAGGAGTcataagtgttgggttttgagcaatctaacacaactatggtgtacatgcaaccctaaataccttggatctatgttttctctattatacatgcaaatatcaattttccaaggtattgttctaactagcataatataaagtacacataatttaaattctagtagaattacatacctcttgtttggtgcttgattccatggagctcaagagcctagtgccccaaatgtgacacctcaaatggttcacacaacaccatgaacatttggaataacttgagagaaagtaaaacacttctaaaatcggtttGCCCTCACTTGTtttcactagtggccgattttgcacaagaatatgatgcttatatagttgttacaattagggtaaaccctaattgtcatggctttccatttccttggatccatgggttcaaatacaccatggagtatcctatgggttttagcctaacttAATAATCtgtggagtcttagcccactatacaagtatggatgatttacacaatcaacccataccatatatttaattagtcttcttttgatcacttaattaattctagattaattcttgacaaatactaattaaataatattattaatatattagaacttataatattaataaacctgcagtgttatttctcttatttcaGTCTATCCAAAtgaatgatgccatgcaacccaaatggaccatgtcgggtcgggtcgggtcaagtatataccaattatagttatggacttagacactaatctaacagtctcccacttggataagtctaataactattattgaaaATACGCCTTCACAAcccgaccagcaatcgtagctcttaaaagctgctgccgaactctgaacaaatcaatgacacatccattagataagtgatcatatattcctccattctagatatcatatggactgagacatggattataatcattctttgtgtccatttgttgtttcgcGATGTCTggtttatgatgactgactaattgaacaaatcaaatcagtccaggcttggccaagcatttAGGGGTGCCATCGCTAAATCATCAAGGCGCCCACAGAAATCGCTTTTATCCcgttaagggtaaaaggaatggataaacttcaactcatatgcttgtactgactacatgttgaatcatacacaaaggcacattttataacatcaagttaccaatgcgttttcgtgaaatcaatatataaccaactcatagtcaaaacaactcatatctctaggtttcaagaatataagatattatcgtctcatgattcactcatgataaatccatgaagtgatacaaatgagtgtgggttgaatccaatactcagaacttatgagcactcatgagtgttgtagcaaccattgatatgtctaatgcaccttagacaaatcttagaagccagattcatgacaatcttaattcaatatctacttccaacgtatgaccgactgtggagagttggaataaaataattattctggaagtcaaaacatgcaaagtgaaacacaagaataatacttaatcctatatggtcccaaactcttgagtgtaaataaaaacccttttatctaagcaccatattgattactgattattcattgtttcaatttatcaacttaatacttgaattgaaacaatagtcatgccatgcaccaagcatgcatactatgttcatccaaacaatagttatgccacaCTCTAAGTATGCAcattatgtttacatatggtcttctctttgtgaaatagatcaattgacaatatttcaatgatgtttatttcacaattccaatccttattgtaaatgtaagaataccaaactcttgccatttactataatttatttgattctaaacttatatgcaatgatccccttgtgATGACTAttcacaaaagtcacaaagacttgacaacaaacattacaaaatattccaattgagatcaattccatggaaccgaagtctcatactcaaagtacattcctttgaaaatCCTTCTTTGCATTATGTTTTCtcatcttacacagattcagagaataacttccacctatagaaacaattccatattaccattgtGACTATCATTTCtaaacaagagtttcctcttttcagaaaatttcaatatggtcctttccaaagtttacattatacttccaattgtccatgagtaaccaatctttggtaaacctcatattgtccttgacaattgtttaatcattttagtcatatccggttctattcctttttccctattaatgccctaagcatttggaaaatttagaatggatgtaatcgatcctatacccgaagcatatgggacacgattcatgctataaaaattttatttgtcatgttctcacaattcgaactacgaagagggatgccgtaatcataatcgaatttttagaacgcaacatatatagaatttccttatgttgaaccaatccaacataacattcatatatatatatatatatatatatatatatatatatatatatatatatatatatatatatatatatatatatatatatccttgactaaagctgattaaaatctcaatctaagcttgtagaattggaatgaagtataaaatcctctcccttaattatagcaaaacaacttttcaaagcgaattgaaacttttgttttctataattaacattgctaacctgCAACACGTAACATAATAATaatgctcctactaacatgataattataattaAACTagaataacactttatgctcccactagcttttaaATGTACCCAGAAAATCAGCTGTACTtcttgaaatcaatactttattgactttcttaccaaagtttagatttctgatacgagatgctttgataagactttataaaaatcagacaCCTTTCCTTATatagctcacatgtttgtctagaccttttgcaattctcactagttagtgtgtcggttaaccacacacgctccactaactatatgagaatgcaaatatcacaattgctatctacttaaaatcttattagtgaaagtgtttcctcgccatcattttcatgaatcgaatagaaaccttatgacacttagattttatggtgtatgtgttcctatccatgtgaatttgtcaaagccataatcaaaagacaaggttagtgacaaatccaaactcaaatggactgaacttgtttgatctcattttcttgccacctgtcagcacaagggcctaccattgcttccaggttgttatgcaaacaattgagaactgaTATAACTCACAAAcatagccaactttaactagaatggcacagaaacaagaataagtcaacacgataggttataaaccttaagtcgtgggctagtgattaacaatagtcTTGATCAGTTCTCGAAACTATctcaagactcccactgtcctcttgacatataagattctctttgtcaagaaccaaacctcgacaaaacaaatatttaagagttagtaCGGATTCTTATCAAGGAAAAACATTTCTCACAATTAGTCTTAGTTactctttgtcttatccaaaacatcacaacttaccaatttcaaacgtacaagagtaagaaaacattgtactctacatttgacaagtgttttaaacctttcttaagattatgtcactcaagactcaatcttggagtatgactctaagatttgattttggaacgaagtatgctttatcttttgatttaaccatttcaacaattcatgattcctctccttagccaaacaaaagaACTAAggtgtgatatggtttcataatcactaatacaatcataaaacaagatactcaagtactctcccatctcttcagattggagaaacttttatcttcctgccttatttgattcttcttatccgttctgtcatacattgaaacctttccaatgttttagaattactcttaaacttgtaagcataaccatatttactaaactttagtaaatcatgacaaatagtctttgtggtggacctgatcagtgcacacccaagtgtacccgatccgtttgtccttcacttaactcacatatacatgtgaacaaagagttagtcttaattttccaaagttgaaaattatcattcatcatactatacaacttgcatgatttccaagtttctatccaactgaaaccttggctgatgagaatatttccttatttggtaaattatgatactaccacaaatgaaagaatcaaatccatttaccaatattgcttatcaatggaaacatataaacaacaatcttttcacaaattccattgtaaggaaaataaataaataaaaacaaaattttcttttatttttaaaacttgcggaaaaacttatccttacaatgcaaatacatatgaaaacttgttgttatctattcctaagcaatattccATAACTCTtatgcaacagctcaaaattctggtcATCGAGCCACGCGCTCAGAATCAGCACATTCTTTCTTTAAGAttcctttgattcttccaaaacatcaaaatgcaattacattgcattatgtattaagaatcttcgaACAGgatcttaatagagttagataataggctttacctaaagtagattcaaacatttgactttactatccttatggacttttaggtaaattcggcagcttcgcaactaattccccttcctttggcaaaagaaacatatggactctttggaaatggtatacgagactatcacagacttattctttctctttaccattgggtcaaatgccttgaccatggccgatccctttccattgggaagagaaacgttttctggacttctagtgttatcattgttaatgtccatgaaAGTTTGGGAAGTGGATCTTCCAATCttatttgctttaccaatgctccaaatcattgatgattcaacatcatcaagcaaataggtaacatcattaagggtcatgttgtgatctatcatcagggagtgactgaagaaccaagtcaacaaccaactacctcgagacttcgacacccgactctcccggcttgtcaatatgtgacttaacctCTAATATGTAAgtacatatagactttgcttgccaatagggattgagtaacttaaaacttatcaagtcttgaaacttgtgggatatggagatttattggaggaggtggaggaagtgaagtatcatttcaagtcccattaatgcacaacaaagggattgatctttcaccttgattgccatttgggatatcatcttcattaggaagcttgttcctaaggatttgggaagaccatagatgtcttaacaagacatctataatgggagaaattcaagtttagttgatttaaagtccttaatatgacacccaatatgaaatattaaggctaggacccaacaacctatttataactggaagagggatgccgtaatccaagttataaaatagttgaaggtaggtaaatgacgatttaccaatttccaccatgaaaaacgaaatataattaagttttaattgg
The genomic region above belongs to Lactuca sativa cultivar Salinas chromosome 4, Lsat_Salinas_v11, whole genome shotgun sequence and contains:
- the LOC111911957 gene encoding uncharacterized mitochondrial protein AtMg00810-like; protein product: MNRTPFEAWSGIKPSSKAYRLYNPQNGKIITRRDVIVNKNEKWNWGKDEILQQVPIQVDTVENQANPLLHVFAFVATEPDTYIDASRTKAWQQAMKEEIASINRNGTWQLEELPPDDIIYTSSSKAMVEEFKAQMKGEFDMSDMGILQYFLVLEVQQTKRRIFISQTKYAKELLCRMGMQNCSVVETPMNVNEKLSLEDGEEMVDPTRYISLVGGLIYLTHTRTDIVFPVGMVSRFMHQPSKNHFGAAKRIFKYVAGTTTFRLWYTLAEKVELVGFSDNDWELKKQDITALSSIEAEYVDATSASCQAIWISQTKHIDTRFHFIRKLIADGQINIKYCNTKEQPANLLTKALSAAKFAYFRGKWE